A genomic region of Silurus meridionalis isolate SWU-2019-XX chromosome 7, ASM1480568v1, whole genome shotgun sequence contains the following coding sequences:
- the znf438 gene encoding zinc finger protein 438 — MYEELCEGAEGYTLKVTMAAMKTQEQRTGPLKSSIQNDSRPIAQGKAVQFRTIAPKAPTLGSSSAVISSQPSSTLPEASTAVSPKSILVPAQNFALMQVAGQEGTFSLVALPQTSPQSLKLPIPRFQSMRSQRTSEKASSKIQNSAKGGKLPQAKSALKTNLGVSSSPETPESSSEQIVGIGAADSSENLLPDNAVFCSGSPIDQAVKRNVDSLNKISYSTRATATAHVAPVSNSKTIKTEGTSTGSAITVLSPTIFSKAVQIIPSPPKGKLPILPYAKVKNSLLPSTGPASTLSPVKAPLIQPKNGPKNYSDIKDLVSKGRIRSTNSTCCKKPTGKKRGRKRKTVEDILSFEAKKKRSLSFFSRRVPEKPPSSTKSSSSQDKVVDISKKYRSIRPKPIFFMETTVPQLLPLASLSSSKNLDQKLVMGQEMSGKPLSTVQSGLVSIPSQGQQSMAETGNCGGFAYVGSRAIHRCTTCSRCFQFKHHLQSHMNSHSNLRPYGCPVCRKAYAHSGSLSTHMKLHHSEGRPRKSLRCEFCEKVFGYVGVYFSHLREVHRVILTVEPSIRQHEENTPIEGCVDSEDHTSEQREDPVELQIKCGRCQAITPTFADMKLHLLYVHGEEVQVHLKEGAMHEGREAENELVKHAAHYWRQLNERRNLVRCGSCDEEFFTFSKLERHLHAHHHGVIESQEEELEVKKESTEEEYFSEGSVKCVTLRAGSQFNCILCSEVLDSKQEVLEHWRRIHKCENPVMLWEVLDSK; from the exons ATGATAGCCGTCCTATTGCACAGGGAAAAGCCGTTCAGTTTCGTACCATTGCGCCTAAAGCTCCAACACTGGGTTCATCTTCTGCAGTGATATCCAGCCAACCATCCTCTACCCTTCCAGAGGCTTCTACAGCTGTCAGTCCCAAATCCATCTTAGTACCTGCACAAAACTTTGCGCTTATGCAGGTAGCTGGACAAGAGGGTACTTTCTCATTAGTGGCTTTGCCTCAGACATCACCACAAAGTCTAAAACTACCTATTCCCAGGTTTCAGTCAATGCGAAGCCAGAGAACTTCAGAAAAGGCTAGCAGTAAGATACAGAACTCAGCCAAGGGGGGCAAGCTTCCACAAGCAAAGTCTGCACTGAAAACCAATTTGGGTGTTTCCAGTTCGCCTGAGACCCCAGAATCATCATCTGAGCAGATTGTTGGGATAGGCGCTGCTGATTCATCTGAAAACTTGCTGCCAGATAATGCTGTCTTTTGTTCAGGGTCACCGATAGACCAAGCTGTGAAAAGAAATGTTGATTCTCTCAACAAAATAAGCTACTCCACTAGAGCCACTGCCACTGCACATGTTGCTCCTGTCAGTAACAGCAAAACCATAAAAACAGAAGGTACCTCTACAGGAAGTGCTATTACTGTCCTTTCCCCCACTATCTTCAGCAAAGCTGTCCAGATCATCCCCTCACCCCCCAAGGGAAAACTCCCCATCCTGCCATACGCCAAGGTGAAGAATTCCCTTTTACCATCCACAGGTCCTGCCAGTACCTTGTCCCCAGTGAAAGCCCCATTGATTCAACCCAAAAATGGGCCAAAAAACTATTCGGACATCAAAGACTTGGTCTCCAAAGGCAGAATCAGGAGTACAAATAGCACTTGCTGCAAGAAACCAACAGGCaagaagagagggagaaaaaggaaaactgTGGAAGACATTCTGTCTTTtgaagcaaagaaaaagagatcGTTGTCATTTTTCTCTAGGAGAGTGCCAGAGAAACCGCCATCTAGTACCAAGTCTTCTTCCTCACAGGATAAGGTTGTGGACATTTCAAAAAAGTATCGCAGTATTCGGCCAAAGCCAATCTTTTTTATGGAAACCACTGTTCCTCAACTTCTACCACTAGCTTCTCTCTCTAGCTCTAAGAACCTTGACCAGAAACTTGTCATGGGGCAGGAGATGTCAGGAAAACCCCTAAGCACTGTCCAGTCAGGCTTAGTGTCTATACCTTCCCAAGGTCAGCAATCTATGGCAGAAACTGGAAACTGTGGAGGGTTTGCATATGTGGGTAGTCGCGCAATCCATCGATGTACTACCTGCAGTAGGTGTTTTCAGTTTAAGCATCACCTACAGAGTCACATGAACAGCCACAGTAACCTGAGACCATATGGCTGTCCGGTGTGTAGAAAAGCCTATGCTCACTCGGGCAGCCTAAGCACACACATGAAGCTTCACCATTCAGAGGGGAGGCCTAGGAAGAGCCTCCGCTGTGAGTTCTGTGAGAAGGTGTTTGGGTATGTTGGCGTGTACTTCAGCCACCTTCGAGAAGTGCACAGGGTCATTCTTACTGTGGAGCCATCCATCCGTCAACATGAAGAGAATACACCCATTGAAGG gtgTGTCGATTCTGAAGACCACACTTCAGAGCAGCGTGAGGATCCTGTGGAGTTACAGATTAAGTGTGGCCGCTGCCAGGCAATCACACCCACCTTTGCTGACATGAAGCTACACTTATTGTATGTGCATGGTGAGGAAGTCCAAGTCCATCTAAAAGAGGGGGCCATGCATGAGGGACGTGAGGCCGAGAACGAGCTGGTTAAGCACGCAGCCCACTATTGGAGGCAACTCAATGAGAGGCGCAACTTGGTTCGGTGCGGAAGTTGCGACGAGGAGTTCTTCACATTCTCCAAGCTTGAGCGCCACCTGCACGCCCACCACCACGGGGTTATAGAGAGTCAGGAGGAAGAACTggaagtgaagaaagaaagtACAGAAGAAGAGTACTTCTCTGAGGGGTCTGTCAAATGTGTGACCCTAAGAGCAGGGTCACAATTTAATTGTATACTGTGCAGTGAGGTTTTGGACAGCAAGCAGGAAGTTCTGGAACATTGGAGGAGGATTCACAAGTGTGAAAACCCAGTCATGCTCTGGGAGGTTCTGGATTCAAAGTGA